CGCGAAAAGCCGGGACGCAGCGCCCCGGCCAACTGATCGAGATCCATCTCGGCACGCACAGACGGAATCGGCACGGGATACAGATGGGCGAGCCGCGACATGCCGCCCGCCTCCGACTTCGCCATGTGCGCCTGCGCGTCGATCACCGCCTCGCCACCCCGCGTGGCGTGACACAGCGAAGCGATCAGATTGCCCATCGTGCCGGAGACGACGAACATCGCCGCCTCCTTGCCCGTCATGTCCGCCGCGAGATGCTCCAGTGCGCGCACGGTGGGATCGCCTTCGAGGGTGTCGTCACCCAGCGATGCGTTCTGCATCGCTTCCCACATCAGTGCCGTGGGACGGGTGACGGTGTCGCTGCGCAGATCGACGAAGCGTTCGGTGTTACCTGAGGTCATGCGAACTCCTGACCGTGGGCATGGCTGCCGGTGCTTACCGGTGTGCCTCCCGCCGACTCGGCAGCGAGCGCGGCTTGCACGGCCTCGGGCGATTCGTAAGGAATGCCGGCGAGCTTCATTACGAGCTTGATGGCCACGGTGTTGCTGAAAACGTTGATGGCGGTGCGGCCCATGTCGAGGAAGGCGTCGACACCGGCGATGATCGCGAGCGCTTCGATGGGCACGCCAATGGTCGTGAGCACCATGGCAATCGCCACCAGCCCGCCTGACGGCACGTTCGCGCTGCCTTTACTCGCGAGTGTGGTGACGAGCACGATGGAGAGCAGCGTCGGCATATCCAGCGGCACGTGATAGGCGTCGGCCAGAAAACCGACGGCCAGCGCGAAGTACATGATCGAGCCGTCGCGGTTGAACGCGTAGCCGAGCGGCAACACGACCGATACGATGGCCTTGGGCACGCCCATCGCGATGAGCTTCTCCATGTGCAGCGGCAGCGTGGCTTCCGACGAACGCGTCGCGAACGCGAGAATCACCGGCTCACCGATGGCGCGTGTCGTCTCGAGCGGCTTTTCACCGATGGCCTTGAGCAGTATCCAGAACAGGACCAGCAGCACGCCGAGGCCGAGATACATCGTGCCCACGAGTTTGACGAGCGCGAGAATCGTGCCCACGCCCTGCGTGGCGAACAGCCACGAAATGATCGCGAAGATCGCGAGCGGCGAGAGCGAGATGATCCAGTCCGTCAGCTTGAACACGGCGCCCATCAGCGCGTCGAGCACACCAACCAGTGGCTTGGCGCGCTCACCGATGGAGGAAAGCGCCAGCCCGAGCAACACCGCGAAGACGAGCACCGGCAACAGGTTGCTGCCACTCATCGCCGCAAAGATGTTCGACGGAATCATCTCCAGAAAGAACTTGGTCCAGTCGACCGAGGCGGCAATCGGCTTGGCCGACGCATGTGCCGCCGCCAGATTCGCGCCGAGTCCCGGATGGAAGATCGCGTTAAGACCGAGCCCGATCACGATCGAGACCAGCGTGGCGATGAAGAAGTAGATGAGGCTGATGGCCGAGACACGTCCGAGCGCTCGGGCATTGTGTCCCATCTGATAAATGCCCAGCGTAATTGCGGTGAAAACGAGCGGCACGACGATCATCTTCACCGCCTGCACAAAGGCGGTGCCCACGGGCATGAGCTTCGTGGCGAGCGCCGGGGCGACCATGCCACAGCCAATGCCGAGTGCCAGACCGATCAGCATCTGGACGGGCAACGGAATGAGGCGCTTCTTACTGGCAGTACGTGACGACATGACAACGATCTCCGGAAATGGCGTGGCGACGCGGTGCGCGCCTGGCAGAGGCGATCAGCGCCCGGTGCCGGACGCTACGGCGGGCGGAACGAGCGCCTGCAAGCGAGCTTGCATGGCGTGCGTGAGGTGATCCCAGACATGACGCTGGGCTTCCTCGGGACGCCCCGCGGCGATGGCATCGAAGATCGCAAGGTGTTCGCGAACTGCGGCGCGCGTGCGCTCGGCGTCGTAATGCGGAATGCGTTGCAGCGCCAGACCGTTCTGGGTGCGCAACGCGTGATAGGTCTCGGTGAGCCGCGCGTTATCGGCTGCGGCAAACATCGCTTCGTGAAACTGCCAGCCCACGCGCTGGGTGATGTCGACGTCGAGCGGCAAATCCTGCTCGCCCTGCGCATTGAGCGCACGCAGGCGCACGGCGACTTCTTCGAGCGCGGGCGTCACGCCCTTTTGGGCCGCCAGCCACGCTGCCATGCCTTCGAGGGCAAGCCGGACTTCGTGAATCTCGCTCAGATCCCGCACCGACAACTGCCGCACAAAAGTACCGCGCATCGGCACGATCTCCAGCAGGCCGTCGTTGGCGAGCGCGCGTATCGCCTCGCGCACGGGGGTGCGGCTCACGCCGAAACGCTCCGACAGGGCTCGCTCCGAGAGCGCCTCGCCCGCGCGGATTTCGCCGGAAACGATCAGGGCGCGAATGGCGTTGTAAGCCGAATCGCTCAGGGCTGGGGTGCGTTGTGTCTGGTTCATGACTGGTATACCAGCAAAAAACAATTTGTCAGTCAACGTCGAAACCTGTCCGGGCATGCGAATTACGGGTAAACGAGGATGCTTTGGCGGCGGTCTAGAGAATGTTCTGGCCAGCGGGCGCGATCGCTTGTCGCGAGATGGCGAGAGCGCCGCATGCGGTTTCGCGCGAGCCCCATCGACGCCGGATGCTGCCCTTGCGATTGCTGACATTTCGCCGGGGAAGGCGTCGTGGTTCGTGTCGCGGCAGGTGGCCAGTGGCAGGTGACAAGGCACCCGCGGCAGTGCGGGGACATTGCCGGCATGAGCCCGGTTGTCATGAAGGTACGCAGGCCCCACAACGCTTCGGAATCCGATCTGCCTTCTGGCATAATCCGCCGCGGCACTCATCCTTCAGATGTGAAATTTAAAAAAGACGCCGTCCAGGGAAAGTCAAATCATGTCTTCCATCTTCCGCACGTTGTTTCTCGCTCTCGCGTTGAGCGCATCCAGCGCTTTCGCCCAGACGCCGGCTCCCGCTCCCTCCCCCGTTGCCGCGACCACGCCCGAAGCCCGGGAAGCCGAAACTCGCGCCGCTGTCAAAGCCGCTAACGAAGCACTGATCGAAGGCCCGAAGGTCATCGATATCCACGATCAGGCGAAGTTCTCGCTGCCCGGCGGCATGGGCTGGATTCCGAGCGCCACCGCCGCGCGCCTGCTGCGGGCGCTGGGCAACACCATCGACGAGACGTCGCTGGCCGGCCTCGTCGTGCCGACAGACGGCAAGAGCGAATGGCTCGACGTCATCACCTATGTCAACGACGGTTATGTTCGCGACGACGACGCTCGCGACTGGAAGGCCGACGACATTCTCGAATCCTTGCGCAAAGGCACGGAAAGCGCGAACGCCACACGACGCGAGCTTGGCGCCCCCGAACTGGAAGTCACCGGGTGGGCGCAATTGCCGCAATACGACAGCAGCACGCACCGTCTGGTGTGGGCCGCCCGAGTGGCGCAAAAGCAGACCGGGGTTCGGGTCGACAACGATCCTTCGGTGAACTACCGCACCACGGCACTCGGCCGTGAGGGCTATCTGGCGACTACGCTGGTCACGAGCGAATCGTTGTTGGCCGCAGACAAGCCCGTCGCCGACAAGATTCTCTCGGGCCTGAGCTTCGTCGACGGCAAGCGCTATGCCGACTTCAACGAGAAGACCGACCGCGTCGCGGAGTACGGACTCGCCGCACTGGTCGCAGGGGTTGCCGCGAAGAAACTTGGCCTGTTTGCGCTGATCGCCGCGTTTCTCGCGAAGTTCGCCAAGGTCGGTCTGCTGGCCTTGCTCGGTGCGGGTGCCGCGTTCACCAAGCTGTTCAAGCGTAAGCCGAAGCCGCTGCCCGTGACGCCGCAAGCCACGTCTGGCGCAGACCTCGACACAAGCGAAACCGCCATCGTGGCGGCACCCCAACCGCAGACGGCCTCCACGCCCCACGACGGCAACGCACCGCGTGCCTGAGAAACGCAATGACCAAACTCTTGCTGCTGGTATTCGGCGGGCTCAAGCTTGGCAAGGTGTTGACGACGGGCGGCACGATGCTGCTGTCCATCGTCGTCTATGCATTCGTGTACGGATGGAAGTTCGCGCTCGGCTTCGTGATCCTGCTGTTTGCGCATGAAGCCGGGCACTACGTCGCGGCACGCCAGCGCGGACTGGACGTCGGCCTGCCCACGTTCATCCCCTTCGTCGGTGCGTGGATCGAGCTAAAGGAAATGCCGCTCAACGCCGAGACGGAGGCCTATGTCGGGTTGGGCGGGCCGTTCGTCGGCACGCTCGCGTCGATGGCCTGCTATTTCGCTGCGCGCGAGCAAGACAGCAATCTGCTGCTCGCCCTCGCCTATGCGGGATGCTTCCTAAACCTGTTCAATCTGATTCCGCTCTCGCCGTTCGATGGCGGGCGCATCACTGCCGTGCTGTCTCCGCGCATCTGGTTCGCGGGCGTGCCGGTGCTCGTCGCATTGTTCCTCTGGCATCCCAGCCCGATCCTGATTCTGGTCGCCCTGCTCGCACTCCCGCAGTTGGCCAAGGCCTGGCGCTACGACCCGCAAGCGCCCGAGAACGTGCGCTACTATGGCGTGACGACGGAAACCAAGGTGACATACGGGGCCTATTACCTCGGCCTGCTCGGATTCCTCGCGCTCATGACCTACAACCTGCACGACATGCTCGCGGCAGTGCGTCACGCGGCACACTGAACCCCGTCTCCGCGCGACGTCAGGATGCCGCGAACCGGCGTACCGCTCGCCGGTCGCCGGTCGCCGGTCATTTCGTAACACCGCCACCGCAGAGACTTCAGTGATTATCGATCTTTCCCTTTTGCCCTTCTTTCTGGCTGCCGTCGCGGTACTCGTCGCCATCCCCGGGCCGACCACCATTTACATTTCCACGACCAGCGCCAGCCAGGGATTTCGCTTCGGCCTCGCATCGTGCTTTGGCGTGATGCTCGCCACGCTCGTTCATGTGAGCTTCGCTGCGGCCGGACTCACTGCCCTGCTGCTGGCGTCGCCGCTGATGTTCACGGTGATCAAGTCCCTCGGTGCGGGCTATCTGATTTACATCGGCATCAAGGTCATTCGCAGTCGCGCTGCGCCGGCAAGCGCCGCAGCACAGCCGCCCGCAGGTGCGCTGGGCGCATCGATGAAGAAGGGATTCCTCGTCAACCTGCTCAATCCGAAGACGGGGCTGTTCATCGCCGCATTTCTGCCCCAGTTCGTGACCCCGTCGCTGGGCCATGTGCCGATGCAGATCGTCACGCTCGGCCTGCTGCTTGTGCTGGTCGGCGCGGTGAGCGACATCACTTACGCAGCCCTTGCCCGAGCCATCGGCCGCGCCCTCGCCAACCGCAGCCGCCGTCCGGGGATCGGGAAGTATGTGGCCGGCCTGCTCTACATGGGCCTCGGCGTAGCCGCATTGGCAACGTCGAACGGTACGTCCAAGTGATGGCGGCAACCTGAATTAGCGCAGCATTCACGCCCCCCGCACACCACCGTAGAACCTCAAGCCCTACCAGCCTTTCCCCCTGTCATCCGGCAACGTCACCATCGCCCTGCCTCGGCGTCAGGGTTTTCACGCATCATAAAATAAACACATGTGCTATACATTTACTAAAATTGAACATTTGTTCAATTTGCATCTTTTGCTCAATGCCCCCAATCCACCATGAGTCAAGCATCTTCCAGCCGAGTCTTCCATCGTCACCTGCGCAATCAGCCGCCCATCGCCGTTGGCGGCCAGGGCGTCTACCTCCGCGACGCCGAGGGCCGTGAGTACATCGACGCCTCGGGCGGCGCCGCCGTCTCGTGTCTCGGTCACGGCCATCCCGATGTGATCGCCGCCATGCACGCGCAGATCGACAAGCTCGCCTACGCGCACACCGGATTCTTCAGCTCCGAAGTGGCCGAAGCCCTCGCCGAGCAACTGATTCGCACCACGCCTGCCGAGTCGGGTCTGAGCCACGTGTATTACGTCAGCGGTGGCTCCGAAGCCATCGAAGCGGCACTCAAGATGGCGCGTCAGTACTTCGTCGAGATCGGCCAGCCGCAACGCCGCCGTTTCATCGCGCGCCGTCAGAGCTATCACGGCAACACGCTCGGCGCGCTGGCCATCGGCGGCAACCAGTGGCGCCGCGCGCAGTTCGAACCGCTGCTGATCGATGTCACGCACGTCTCGCCCTGCTACGCCTATCGCGATCAGCAGCCGCAGGAGAGCGAGCAGGCATACGGCCAGCGTCTGGCGCAGGAACTCGAAGCCACGATCCTCGAACACGGTGCCGACTCGATCATCGCTTTCGTGGCCGAGACGATTGGCGGCGCGACGGCGGGCGTCATTACGCCTGTTGCCGGCTACTTCAAGGCCATTCGCGAAGTGTGCGATCGTTACGGCATCCTGCTGATTCTGGATGAAGTGATGTGCGGCATGGGCCGTACCGGCACGCTCCACGCCTGGGAACAGGAGGGAGTTGCGCCGGATATCCAAACCATTGCGAAGGGTCTGGGCGGCGGCTATCAGCCCATCGGCGCGGTGCTCGCGGGCAAGCACATTGTCGACGCGATGAACGCCGGCAGCGGCTTTTTCCACCACGGCCACACCTATCTCGCGCACCCGACGGCGTGCGCCGCAGCACTGGCCGTGCAGCAAGTCATCGAGCGCGACGATCTGCTCGCCCAAGTCCGCGATCGCGGTCGGTACCTGATGCAGCAACTCAACGAACGTTTCGCCAACCACCCGTTTGTCGGCGACGTGCGCGGCCGGGGTCTGTTCGTCGGTATCGAACTGGTCGCCGACAAGGCCACGAAGGCGCCGTTCGATCCGCGCTTCGCCGTCCATGCAGGCGTCAAGCGCGAAGCGATGGCACGTGGTCTCGCCTGCTATCCGGCCATGGGCACCATCGACGGCAAGCATGGCGATCACATCATGCTCGCCCCGCCGTTCGTCATCAACGAAGCCGAGATCGATCAGGTCGTCGACCGGCTCGAAGGCGCCATTCTGGCGGCAGTGCGCCCCGCAATCGGCTGACATCCCCCAACGTGTGCTGCTTCGCTGAGACACCGGTGCAGCACACGCGTCGCCGTTCGCACCGTCGTCCCATAAACCTTACACAACAGGGAATTCGACCATGCAGCAGAACTCGCTGAGTCAAAGCCTCAAACAGCGGCATATCACCATGATTGCCCTTGGCGGCGTCATTGGCGCCGGCCTCTTCGTCGGCTCCGGGGCG
This window of the Pandoraea fibrosis genome carries:
- a CDS encoding dicarboxylate/amino acid:cation symporter is translated as MSSRTASKKRLIPLPVQMLIGLALGIGCGMVAPALATKLMPVGTAFVQAVKMIVVPLVFTAITLGIYQMGHNARALGRVSAISLIYFFIATLVSIVIGLGLNAIFHPGLGANLAAAHASAKPIAASVDWTKFFLEMIPSNIFAAMSGSNLLPVLVFAVLLGLALSSIGERAKPLVGVLDALMGAVFKLTDWIISLSPLAIFAIISWLFATQGVGTILALVKLVGTMYLGLGVLLVLFWILLKAIGEKPLETTRAIGEPVILAFATRSSEATLPLHMEKLIAMGVPKAIVSVVLPLGYAFNRDGSIMYFALAVGFLADAYHVPLDMPTLLSIVLVTTLASKGSANVPSGGLVAIAMVLTTIGVPIEALAIIAGVDAFLDMGRTAINVFSNTVAIKLVMKLAGIPYESPEAVQAALAAESAGGTPVSTGSHAHGQEFA
- a CDS encoding GntR family transcriptional regulator, whose product is MNQTQRTPALSDSAYNAIRALIVSGEIRAGEALSERALSERFGVSRTPVREAIRALANDGLLEIVPMRGTFVRQLSVRDLSEIHEVRLALEGMAAWLAAQKGVTPALEEVAVRLRALNAQGEQDLPLDVDITQRVGWQFHEAMFAAADNARLTETYHALRTQNGLALQRIPHYDAERTRAAVREHLAIFDAIAAGRPEEAQRHVWDHLTHAMQARLQALVPPAVASGTGR
- a CDS encoding DUF2167 domain-containing protein, giving the protein MSSIFRTLFLALALSASSAFAQTPAPAPSPVAATTPEAREAETRAAVKAANEALIEGPKVIDIHDQAKFSLPGGMGWIPSATAARLLRALGNTIDETSLAGLVVPTDGKSEWLDVITYVNDGYVRDDDARDWKADDILESLRKGTESANATRRELGAPELEVTGWAQLPQYDSSTHRLVWAARVAQKQTGVRVDNDPSVNYRTTALGREGYLATTLVTSESLLAADKPVADKILSGLSFVDGKRYADFNEKTDRVAEYGLAALVAGVAAKKLGLFALIAAFLAKFAKVGLLALLGAGAAFTKLFKRKPKPLPVTPQATSGADLDTSETAIVAAPQPQTASTPHDGNAPRA
- a CDS encoding site-2 protease family protein produces the protein MTKLLLLVFGGLKLGKVLTTGGTMLLSIVVYAFVYGWKFALGFVILLFAHEAGHYVAARQRGLDVGLPTFIPFVGAWIELKEMPLNAETEAYVGLGGPFVGTLASMACYFAAREQDSNLLLALAYAGCFLNLFNLIPLSPFDGGRITAVLSPRIWFAGVPVLVALFLWHPSPILILVALLALPQLAKAWRYDPQAPENVRYYGVTTETKVTYGAYYLGLLGFLALMTYNLHDMLAAVRHAAH
- a CDS encoding LysE family translocator; the protein is MIIDLSLLPFFLAAVAVLVAIPGPTTIYISTTSASQGFRFGLASCFGVMLATLVHVSFAAAGLTALLLASPLMFTVIKSLGAGYLIYIGIKVIRSRAAPASAAAQPPAGALGASMKKGFLVNLLNPKTGLFIAAFLPQFVTPSLGHVPMQIVTLGLLLVLVGAVSDITYAALARAIGRALANRSRRPGIGKYVAGLLYMGLGVAALATSNGTSK
- a CDS encoding aspartate aminotransferase family protein; protein product: MSQASSSRVFHRHLRNQPPIAVGGQGVYLRDAEGREYIDASGGAAVSCLGHGHPDVIAAMHAQIDKLAYAHTGFFSSEVAEALAEQLIRTTPAESGLSHVYYVSGGSEAIEAALKMARQYFVEIGQPQRRRFIARRQSYHGNTLGALAIGGNQWRRAQFEPLLIDVTHVSPCYAYRDQQPQESEQAYGQRLAQELEATILEHGADSIIAFVAETIGGATAGVITPVAGYFKAIREVCDRYGILLILDEVMCGMGRTGTLHAWEQEGVAPDIQTIAKGLGGGYQPIGAVLAGKHIVDAMNAGSGFFHHGHTYLAHPTACAAALAVQQVIERDDLLAQVRDRGRYLMQQLNERFANHPFVGDVRGRGLFVGIELVADKATKAPFDPRFAVHAGVKREAMARGLACYPAMGTIDGKHGDHIMLAPPFVINEAEIDQVVDRLEGAILAAVRPAIG